Proteins co-encoded in one Elusimicrobiota bacterium genomic window:
- a CDS encoding recombination protein NinG, giving the protein MGIERVEALENNNVSKRWTVEELKQIEEKYKKMLKILKND; this is encoded by the coding sequence ATTGGGATAGAACGAGTTGAAGCATTAGAGAATAACAATGTATCAAAAAGATGGACAGTAGAAGAACTGAAGCAAATAGAAGAGAAGTATAAGAAAATGCTGAAAATATTGAAAAATGACTGA